One segment of Tenrec ecaudatus isolate mTenEca1 chromosome 1, mTenEca1.hap1, whole genome shotgun sequence DNA contains the following:
- the HFE gene encoding hereditary hemochromatosis protein, with translation MGPRARPALLLLLLLGVVFPKERPARSHFLRYLFMGSSEPDLGLPLFEALGYVDDRLFVSYDHESRHAQLRAPWLWNDTSSQLWLQLSQSLKGWDHMFTVDFWTIMDNHKHHSEDSHTLQVILGCEVQEDNTTRGFWKYGYDGQDHLEFCLETLDWTAAEPTAQATKLEWEVTKIRAKQNKAYLEGTCPEQLQQLLQLGREVVNQQVPPVVKVTRHVTSEATTLRCQARNFLPGNITMRWLKDRKLLGVKDVEPMDILPNGDGTYQGWMAVVVPPGEAQRYTCQVEHLSLGQPLTATWDPSYSGALVIGIVSGIVVCATIVTGILFLILKKRQASRRTMGDYVLAEVNLTPVNGTQPKTTY, from the exons ATGGGCCCGCGAGCCCGGCCGGCGCTTCTGCTCCTGCTGCTCTTGGGGGTCGTGTTCCCGAAGGAGCGGCCGGCGC GGTCTCATTTCCTCCGCTATCTCTTCATGGGATCCTCGGAACCGGACCTTGGCCTGCCCCTGTTTGAGGCCTTGGGCTATGTGGATGACAGGCTGTTTGTGTCCTACGATCATGAGAGTCGCCATGCCCAGCTCCGAGCCCCGTGGCTCTGGAATGATACTTCCAGCCAGCTATGGTTGCAACTGAGTCAGAGTCTAAAAGGATGGGACCACATGTTCACGGTTGACTTCTGGACCATCATGGACAACCACAAACACCACAGTGAGG ACTCCCACACCCTGCAGGTGATTCTGGGCTGTGAGGTGCAGGAAGATAACACCACCAGAGGGTTCTGGAAATACGGGTACGATGGGCAGGACCATCTTGAATTCTGCCTGGAGACACTGGATTGGACAGCAGCAGAGCCCACGGCCCAGGCCACCAAGTTGGAATGGGAAGTGACCAAGATTCGGGCCAAACAGAACAAGGCCTACCTGGAGGGGACCTGCCCGGAGCAGCTACAGCAGTTACTGCAACTGGGGAGAGAAGTGGTGAACCAACAAG TGCCTCCTGTGGTGAAGGTGACTCGTCACGTGACCTCTGAAGCAACCACCCTACGGTGTCAGGCTCGAAACTTTTTACCTGGGAACATCACCATGAGGTGGCTGAAGGACAGGAAGCTGCTGGGCGTTAAAGATGTGGAGCCTATGGATATACTGCCCAATGGGGATGGGACCTACCAGGGCTGGATGGCTGTGGTGGTGCCTCCTGGGGAAGCACAGAGATATACCTGCCAGGTGGAGCACCTCAGCCTGGGCCAGCCCCTCACCGCCACCTGGG ATCCCTCATATTCGGGCGCCCTAGTCATTGGAATCGTCAGTGGGATTGTTGTTTGTGCCACCATCGTCACTGGCATTTTGTTCCTGATCTTAAAGAAGAGACAAGCTTCCA GAAGAACGATGGGGGACTATGTTTTAGCTGAAG TGAACTTGACACCAGTGAACGGAACACAACCGAAAACAACCTACTGA